A single Pyxicephalus adspersus chromosome 8, UCB_Pads_2.0, whole genome shotgun sequence DNA region contains:
- the TOMM22 gene encoding mitochondrial import receptor subunit TOM22 homolog encodes MSPSDAPLESSLSEVRNPEIEEDDEEDDDDELDETLSERLWGLTEMFPDGVRTAAGATFGFSVCAAKKLYSFSRSALWIGTTSFMILVLPVVFETEKMQMEQQQQLQQRQILLGPSTGMSGSLPPLPGKV; translated from the exons ATGTCGCCCTCAGATGCCCCTCTGGAGAGCTCGCTGAGTGAAGTGAGAAACCCGGAGATTGAGGAGGATGACGAGGAAGATGACGATGATGAG CTGGATGAAACTTTATCTGAAAGACTTTGGGGGCTGACAGAAATGTTTCCTGATGGTGTGCGTACCGCTGCTGGCGCAACCTTTGGCTTCTCCGTTTGTGCAGCCAAGAAGCTTTATAG TTTTTCACGGTCAGCACTCTGGATAGGAACCACCTCATTCATGATTCTGGTATTGCCTGTAGTGTTTGAGACAGAAAAAATGCAGATGGAGCAACAACAGCAACTACAACAGAGACAG ATACTTCTAGGCCCATCTACAGGAATGTCTGGATCTCTTCCTCCGCTCCCTGGAAAAGTATAA